The Deltaproteobacteria bacterium nucleotide sequence GGTAGTCAGGTAGGGTGGGTGGAGTGAAACGGAACCCACCAAATAAAATGTTTTTTCCGAATATGGGTTCGAATTGACCTGGTATCATTTTTTATTTTATTAACAGGTTGCCCTTCGGTCCACCCACCCTCACTAGTGGGTTCCGCTTTGCTGCACCCACCCTACGGGAACTCTCTGCCCCTTGCTCTTTGCCCTCTGCCCAAACCCAACAGGTAACATTCTTCAGCCGAAATTTGACCGATAGTCAGGGAGGACGAAATGCACTAAAAATCAGTTGCAATTTAAAATGAAATCATTTATAAATCAATGACATGACAAAATCAGAAAAAAAGTTTAAAAAAATTTCATCCGGATCGAAGGATATAAGGTTCTCAGAACTGAAAGGGCTGCTGGCCGGCTTGGGCTATGAGGAGATAAAAACCGGAAAGACATCAGGGTCAAGGGTCGCTTTCTATAACGGGGAAATTAATGATTTGATTAAAATGCACAAACCGCATCCGTCTTCGATAATAAAACAGTGTTATTTAGATGAGATTATCAGGCATTTAAAGAATAAGGGGTTCATGGCATGACCAAAGACATTTTGACGTATAAGGGATATGTAGGTTCTGTTCATTACAGTGCCGATGATGAAATATTTTACGGGAAAATCGAATCAATCAACGATCTTATTCTCTTTGAAGGCACGAACGTTGCTGATCTTAAAAAAGCGTTTCAAGAAGCCGTTGAGGACTATTTAGCGACCTGTAAGACCTTGACGCGTGAACCGGACAAAAAATACAAAGGAAGCTTCAATGTGAGAATCGCGCCGGATTTGCATAAACAAGCGGCTATAAAGGCCATAAAAAGCGGGATTTCGTTGAACCAGTTTTTACAGAGAGCTATTATGCATGAATTATCTTCTGAGTAGAATAAAAGGTGGGTTACTCTCCGTTCCACCCACCCTGCACTGCACTGGTGGGTTCCGCTTTGCTGCACCCACCCTACGGGCTACGGGAACTGGTGGGTTCTACGGGCTGTTTCATCGTCATATGTGATGACATCTGACGAAAATGTTGTCAATAAAAAAACATTTCCTCGATTCTTTGACCGGATCGCCCTCTGGGAAACCGGAGCTTTTTCCTTGAGTTTCCATCTGCCGTTTTTCCCTTTTCTATATTTTCAACTTGACATATCCATTTAATTTGATTATAAGTTTATCGTATTAATCTTACAGAAATAGTTCCTTTTCAGATTAGGAATGGCTGGGAAAGGTGATTCCTGCAATTTGGCGGAAAGACTAATTGGTTTTTAAAATTAGTGGTGGTATAATTAATTAAAAAAACCGGAGGTTTTATGTTATTAAAGGTTGAAATGAGCCTGCCAGCGGCCATAGTTAAAACCCTTGGATTGACAGAGAGCGAAACCGCCCTGGCTATCAAAAAAGAAATGGCTGCCTATTTTTTCCAGAGGCATCTATTAAGTTTTGGTCAAGCCAGATTACTGGCCGAATTATCAATCTGGGACTTCCTGGATTTCCTTAAGGTCCGGAAAGTACCCCTGCACTATGATCTCAGCGAATATGAAGAGGATTCCAAAACCGTGCAGGAATTTCTGTGATGCCAATTATTATTTCAAATGCTTCCCCTCTTATTGGTCTTTCTGCTATTGATCGCCTTTTTCTCCTGAAAGATATCTGGGGGAAAATAATCATCCCCGATGCGGTTTTTAAAGAAGTCGTTGTCGACGGTTTTGGAAAACCGGGGTCAAATGTTATCGACTTGGCTTGTTCGAGTTGGATAGAAAGGGTATCAGTAAAAAATAAAGAGGTTGTTGAGGTACTTCAAACCGTTTTAGACTATGGAGAATCTGAAGTTATCGCCCTTGGGCAGGAGCTAAAAGCCGACCTTCTGTTATTGGATAATAGGGAGCCACGTCTATTTGCCGCCAATATTAATCAAAAAGTCATGGGGACCGTAGGTTTGATTAAATTGGTTTGGAAAAAGGGATTAATCCAAGAACCGATTCAAGAGCTGATCAAGCTAAAGCTAAACGGCTTTTGGATAGAGGACAGAATTTTTGACCAGTTTAAGTTGGAAGTGGAAAGTTGCCGGTAAATGTGTAGGAGGGGGCGGAGCCGGTAGGGTTTGTGAAGCGAAACGTAACCCACCATCAAGTTAAATGCTTTCTGTGAGGTGATTGCTTTGCCCGCTTCCATTACCAAAATCAGCCCTCCAGCCGTTTCGGGGGTTTTCCGGCGGGAGCGTCTGTTCCGGTTGCTCGATGATTACTGCCGGAGACCCATTGTCTGGATATCCGGCCCGCCGGGTTCCGGAAAAACCACCCTGGCGGCGACTTATGCGCAATCCGGATCGCGCCCTTCTTTATGGTACCAGCTCGATGAGGGCGATGGGGATTTAGCCGGCTTTTTTTATTATCTGGGACTGGCCGCCCAAAAGGCCCTGCCCCGCAGGAAAAAGCCCCTGCCGCTTCTGACCCCGGAATACCAGGCGGGCCTTCCCACCTTTACGCTCCGTTACTTTGAAACCCTTTATAATCATCTCAGCTCCTCCTCAGCCGAATCTTACCTTTCCTCTCCTATGGGATATGGAGGGAAGGCCGGAAAAAGAACAAGGGGGAACAGGGCCGGCCAGGATGCATTTCTTCTCATTTTCGATAACTATCAGGAAGTACCCATTGATTCAAGATTCCAGGCCATGATGGCCCAGGGTCTGGAAATAATCCCGCCGGGTATCAATGTCCTGGTCCTCAGCCGGCGCGAACCGCCTCCGGCCCTGGCCCGTCTGCGGGCCAATGAGAAGATGCATCTCATCGGATGGGACGAGTTAAGGTTGACGGCCGCAGAATCCAGGGGAATAGTCCGTTTGAAAAGGCAAAACAAGCCGGCCGGAAAAATTGTCGATGACCTCCTGGCCATGACCGACGGCTGGGTGGCCGGACTGGTGCTCCTGATCGAAGCGGCCAGGAGACAGACCGCCTCATTTCCGCTCACCGGTCATTTAACCCGGGATGAAATTTTCGATTATTTTGCTGCTGAGATCTTTAACCGGATCGATCAGGAGACCCAGGCTTTTTTAGTCCAGACGGCCTTCCTGCCCCACATGACACCCCAAATGGCCGGGAGGCTCACGGGTAGTGACCTGGCCGGAAAAATTTTGACCAGAATGACTCAGGACAATTTTTTTACCTCGGGATACACGGTTCAGGGGGGCTCCTGCCGATACCATCCGTTGTTTCGTGAATTCTTGCTATCCCGGGCCCCTGGTTTATTCAAATCCGAAAGGATAACGGAAA carries:
- a CDS encoding type II toxin-antitoxin system HicA family toxin, translating into MTKSEKKFKKISSGSKDIRFSELKGLLAGLGYEEIKTGKTSGSRVAFYNGEINDLIKMHKPHPSSIIKQCYLDEIIRHLKNKGFMA
- a CDS encoding type II toxin-antitoxin system HicB family antitoxin — translated: MTKDILTYKGYVGSVHYSADDEIFYGKIESINDLILFEGTNVADLKKAFQEAVEDYLATCKTLTREPDKKYKGSFNVRIAPDLHKQAAIKAIKSGISLNQFLQRAIMHELSSE
- a CDS encoding UPF0175 family protein, whose translation is MLLKVEMSLPAAIVKTLGLTESETALAIKKEMAAYFFQRHLLSFGQARLLAELSIWDFLDFLKVRKVPLHYDLSEYEEDSKTVQEFL
- a CDS encoding DUF3368 domain-containing protein; this encodes MPIIISNASPLIGLSAIDRLFLLKDIWGKIIIPDAVFKEVVVDGFGKPGSNVIDLACSSWIERVSVKNKEVVEVLQTVLDYGESEVIALGQELKADLLLLDNREPRLFAANINQKVMGTVGLIKLVWKKGLIQEPIQELIKLKLNGFWIEDRIFDQFKLEVESCR